In Coffea arabica cultivar ET-39 chromosome 9e, Coffea Arabica ET-39 HiFi, whole genome shotgun sequence, the genomic window TAGTAGTATTAAGCAAGAATCTGGGGGTCAAAAAGATTTGAGTATAGGATAGGGGTAGCTGTTGCGGTTCAAGTTGACCAGCAGGTAAGGGATCATGTTGTACACCACCAGATCGGCTGATGGTGTTGTTTGCAGACCCATCAGACGATTCAGGAtgtgtactcatgtttacactattTCTCAAAACTTGGCTACGCGATCGTGTAATGATGGGGTTTCTTTGTGTAGCTATGTTTGCAATTATTTGAAAATCTAGGAAAAGTCCTATTTAAATTCTCTTCTTGATTAACTGctgacaaaattaaaagaaaaggagacgaGTTAGTAAAAATCaaagtaattcggatgcatgtcctattgagGAGCCCTTTTCTACCAAGGGTTGGCCTAGAAtgagaatgcaatcctctaggataagcactatacaatacctgacgAACCCGATCAACTTATTGATTTAAATGAAAagcaatttgaaaattttgaccaattgAAGTAACAAGAGACATTTATCCTAACAAAATAAGGACAAAGTTCGAATGAATTGATTACTTTGATTGACACATAAAGTGATGTGTGAAAGAGCCTACTATCgaaaggattgcaatgtctcgactAGTTGGATAAATAAAACGAGAATAACAAAGCtaacaaataaatctaaaaacgaattaaataagaaataaagctaaaaaaaattaaataaatgaaattggTGTTTATAGTTACATCCTAAATCGGATACATTTTGACTGCATACCACATTAAGTGGTAAGTGAATAaattatcacttatttttaagAGCAAGTTTTGCCTACGAAATTCAGTGctattaattaattcagatgttcaattttttggtaTCAAATGCGTCTAAACATATTTAGATTTGAATACattaagtgctgaattgagtTATTAAACAAAGGTAAAGCCTTAAATTGCTCAAATTTGTCAATTGCAGAAAGCCAATAAAAGTTCATGaagaattattattattattattaggcACCGAGTTAGACAAATTcagcatttttttctttaaatttgtgCTGCTAACGTAACATttttaaattgaattttagcaAATGCTTAATATAACTATTTGGCCACCCAATGAGGACTCACACTTTAAATTTGCAAGACTGACCACGAAGTCAACTTAATTAGGATTTCTTACTTTGGTTCACTTAGCAAAGCATAAAGCTAAGTCCAACTTGTAAATACCCTCGCTAGTTGGATTCAACTACTAACAATTTAACATCGTATTGTTTTCTGTTTCAAGTCAGACAATAACTTCGATCTATAAATACGATCTCTCACTACATTACCTTGCACCACAATTCCTCCACAAGAACTAGCTCAAGTCTAAACCCTTCTTGAGATATCCCAAACGCCAAATTAAGGCATCATGGCACCTATCACTTGTGATTATGAGGTCACCTCCTCTGTCCCTCCTGCAAGGTTGTTCAAGGCCTTCATCCTTGATGACAACCTCATTCCCAAGGTCTTTCCACAGGCCATCAAGAGTGTCGAGATCATTGAAGGAGATGGAGGTGTTGGAACCATTAAATTGATTACTTTTGGTGAAGGTTAGTTAGTTCTACACATGCACTTAATCATTTTCAGGTCATTGAATATTTATCATTCTACGTAATAGTAAATCATTTATGCACATCGTTTTTGTAGTGCATGCATAAAAACTAATGATAAACTTGAAATCTTATCTTTAGGTTGCCATATTAAGAGTGCTAAGCACAGAGTCGATGGACTTGATAAGAACAAATTCACCTACACCTATACTGTAACTGAAAGCGATGCCTTCAGTGCTGAGCTTGAGAAGATCACCTGTGTTATCAAAATCGAAGCCTCCGCTGATGGAGGGTCTATCTGCAAAACCAGCAGCACATACCACATCAAGGATAGCGTCCAGGTTACAGAAGAACAAGCTGAGgcaggaaaagagaaaattaagtCAGCAAAAGAGAGGGCCTTGGCCATGTTCAAGGCTGTCGAGACCTACCTCCAGGCAAATCCTGATGCCTACAACTGATTAATGTGCTGCCAACTCCTCCAGAGTCAATCTGATACTTGTATGTTATGGTTTGATGGTGTTGTTTTGTCTGAATGCTTTTTGGAGTCTTGTATGTTTGGTTCAACTATATATTCGCAGTTAAGGCTCAGAATAAAATGCTGCTTGTATTTTCTTGTGAGACTAAATGAATCTTGTTTGAAACTGTTGTTCCATTGTTGTCCCGAAAAGCAATTTTGGTCTCATTTCATCATCCGATCTTGTAATGAAAAGATCTAAATGAAtagtaaaaaaattatttactaaAAACCAGCACCGTCGATTGGAGAATCCATAAAACATCAACGGTAATacaattaatataaaaaaaatgtccTTATAAAACGAAATTAGAGTGACATGTTTACCATTTTTCCATGTCTTGTAAAATTGGTCATCTTAAAAAGCTCGGAGCATATTTATTATTTACTACTCTTTTTCACTTTATTCCTTATCTTTTAGTAAATTACAAAGGACATATTGATCGAAGTTGTATTTTGAAGGGTAAAGTGAAAAGATTAATTAAGCAACTATTACTATCAGCATACGATTCGTAGAAATATAGATATACAAAAATAAAAGGAGAGTGACAACTAAGAGAAATTAGTAAAAAGGGCACATTCGAAGCCTAAATGAATAAGAGAAAGGCTCAATCTCAAAAGAATCTAATACCCATTTGAGAACAGGTACTTTGTAATCTCGAAAGATGCCGGATGTATAGGTCAACATTCTCAAAGCAAACTTTAGGGCACATTGTGTTAGGTTAGCAATTTAGCACCATATAGTTTAAGTTCATCCTCTTCATTAGTGCAAAATACTAGAAAGGTAACTTCTGAGTACTAAGGGCAAGTCTTCGTAATCGATCTCAAAACTAAAAAGCCGGAATAGGTCTTACCTAATTAAAATATGTTTTTATTTAGGATATATTATTTATAACCTCCTATGATTTTATGTAATGTGAAATGACCTCTCTAACGTTTCAAAATAGCCACATAACCTCTCTATGGTTTTATGTAAAGTAGAAAATGTTAAGAATGTACAAGTAGTCACGGCGTTTATACCAAATGCTCTCTAAGAGCATGTGTGACAATTTTAATCTCCATACAAGCTCCTTATGGTTTGTATAAATATCTACTTTATCCCTCTATAATTTTTGCCTTTATTCACATAATTCCCCTACACTTTTATACAAGACAGTTAAGCCATCGATTGATTCAACATTTAAGTAAAGGTACTATTGGTGTTGTAATTAATAATATTGTATTTgctattttttgtcaaattttcactttacataaaacCATAGGGATGAGGTAgatttttttgaaatgttaaAGGGGGTCATGTGGCAATAGACAAAATCACAGAGAggttatatgtaatttacccTTTATAAAATAATCCCATTGACGTGACTTTTTTACTTTCAGAGCATCGGAATTTATtatacaaaaaaagaaaaaataataaagaaatagAGTCAATAATACGCGGTTCACGTAAAAGTGAAATGTGGGAAACTTCATGCTTATATGGGGAGTATTTTTGGTGCAATCATGATAACTAAAACCAAATTTGTATCATATAATCGCCTCAATTTGTATATATTAAAGGATTGTTAGATTTGTTTACACAAGTAGATTCCAAAATGTGCAACATAACAATTTAAAAGTTTCTACTATCTTTTCCATACATATTGCATGCCCCTAATATAATTCAACACTTACAAGTGGCAGAAAAAATACTAGTTCTACTTCCAAACTCCcatatatgtacatatatacatatatctaCTATCTTTTCCATATATATTGCATGCATTTAGAACCCCTAATATAATTCAACACTTACAAGTGGCAAGAAAAAAGACTAGTTCTACTTTCAAACTcctatatatgtacatatatacatacacacatatgATTATGTATGTGTGTCTACAAGCTCTTTTTACCTTTTTAGCTAGTATTCAatgtttttattgtttaatatttcataaattaaaaatattactTTAGGCTGTAAGTTGCTTTTAGTATTTCAAATTGAGCATCTTCATTTGGTTTATTGAAATATTGTGAAATAATCCCATTTCACATtcataaaattttcaaagtttcatcAATCCAAAGTAAATAGCGTTACGCCTAATTGGAAAACATAATACAAATTTAAAGATATCTGCTTCTCAATTTtctccttatatttttcttacatttttaaCTACTAGTGTCATTTTATCATCCTTAAAATAGGGACAGAGGGAATCAGCCGACATCAAACCTCTGGAAGAATAAACTAGTATGCAGGAGCTGCCATcgttagggatggcaatgggggcgggtgcccgcggggggctctcggggcgggggcggggtggaattttttccccccgtttagaaacggggcggggggcgggggagtaCTCCCCCGCCCCACCACccgcaaaaaaaatatatatatatataattatatataatatgtaatttaattagttataaacttatgataatgatattattagttagatgtatcatataatgtatattagtgcatgtaatataattgatattatcaattatatgaataattagacatgtctactaatagaatttattaattagttatactaaatttactaatacatttatactaaatttctaattacacttaatagaataacacttttttctcaaaaaaaaaacacaaacacaataatgaattagtgattgtatttgtaccaaaagtgaaaacttaactattttagttgtatttatttcatcatgttggattgtattcaaataacttttgtttgattgtttttatgagtttcaattgtaaaattaaaatgaataataacttgataatgtgttgatattttagtacttgattatttattaaaattgaactataataaaattttattaaccccgcggagaaaattttattaaccccgcgggggaagcggggcggaGGCGGAGGCGGGGCGGGGGGAGTGGGAGACGGGGGAcagggcgggggcggggggagtttgtaggcagcggggcgggggatgggggaggggtcccccgccccaaccccgccccgttgccatccctagccATCGTCCTCCTTGTTGATTGATTCAAGGTTTGCAAACAAAGTCTGGTCATTAGAAGGTTGCCAATAGATACCATACCGAAACAACTTCCTAATTCTACAGGCCAATAAATAGTATGCCTATTCCAGTTTGGAATAATTTTCTGATACCACAGTAGAATAGCTTGTTAATAGATCAAGAGTTCATGTCATCGTTAGTGCAAGAAAAGAGATAGCCACGCATCCATTAAATTGTGCAAACTGATGGAACCTGAATGAAAAGCTGGATATCCTATTGGAGCCGCAACCAAAGCATTCAAACATCTTTTTATTGAGATCAAAACGATAGAGTGCACATCCACGATCAAGTCCTGGGAGCCCAAACAACAAGTGGAGAAAACCGTCAACCAAGAAGCTCTGCGTCTCAAACATTAAAGGTGAAAGTAGTTCAGGATCCTTATCTACATCAATCAGCTTTCTCCAGGAAAA contains:
- the LOC113723426 gene encoding major allergen Pru ar 1-like — protein: MAPITCDYEVTSSVPPARLFKAFILDDNLIPKVFPQAIKSVEIIEGDGGVGTIKLITFGEGCHIKSAKHRVDGLDKNKFTYTYTVTESDAFSAELEKITCVIKIEASADGGSICKTSSTYHIKDSVQVTEEQAEAGKEKIKSAKERALAMFKAVETYLQANPDAYN